A stretch of Fusarium poae strain DAOMC 252244 chromosome 2, whole genome shotgun sequence DNA encodes these proteins:
- the GB1 gene encoding Guanine nucleotide-binding protein subunit beta (BUSCO:28471at5125) — MNSQGNNDVSPEAMQSRIQQARREAETLKDRIKRKKDDLADTTLRAVAQQAHEPIPKNQLMKAKRTLKGHLAKIYAMHWSTDRRHLVSASQDGKLIIWDAYTTNKVHAIPLRSSWVMTCAYAPSGNFVACGGLDNICSIYNLNQQRDGPTRVARELSGHAGYLSCCRFINDRSILTSSGDMTCMKWDIETGQKVTEFADHLGDVMSISLNPTNQNTFISGACDAFAKLWDIRAGKAVQTFAGHESDINAIQFFPDGHSFVTGSDDATCRLFDIRADRELNLYGSESILCGITSVATSVSGRLLFAGYDDFECKVWDITRGEKVGSLVGHENRVSCLGVSNDGTSLCTGSWDSLLKIWAY; from the exons ATGAATTCTCAGGGCAACAACGATGTCTCCCCCGAGGCTATGCAATCGCGAATTCAGCAGGCTCGTCGCGAAGCCGAAACTCTGAAGGACCGAATTAAGAGGAAGAaggatgaccttgccgacaCAACTC TTCGCGCAGTCGCGCAACAGGCACATGAGCCTATTCCCAAGAACCAGCTCATGAAGGCTAAGCGAACGCTGAAGGGTCACTTGGCCAAGATTTACGCTATGCACTGGTCAACCGACAGGAGGCACCTAGTTTCTGCTTCGCAGGATGGCAAGCTCATTATTTGGGACGCCTACACCACCAACAAAGTGCACGCCATTCCCCTGCGATCCTCCTGGGTCATGACCTGCGCCTACGCCCCTAGTGGTAACTTTGTTGCTTGCGGTGGTCTCGACAACATCTGCTCCATCTACAACTTGAACCAGCAACGCGATGGTCCTACTCGCGTTGCCCGTGAACTTTCTGGTCATGCTGGTTACCTTTCTTGCTGTCGATTCATCAACGACCGTAGTATTCTAACATCCTCTGGTGACATGACTTGTATGAAGTGGGATATCGAGACGGGTCAGAAGGTTACCGAGTTTGCCGACCATCTCGGCGACGTCATGAGCATCAGCCTTAACCCCACTAACCAAAACACCTTCATCTCTGGTGCTTGCGATGCTTTCGCCAAGTTATGGGATATTCGTGCCGGAAAGGCCGTTCAGACCTTCGCTGGCCACGAGTCCGATATCAATGCCATCCAGTTCTTCCCTGATGGCCACTCTTTCGTTACCGGCTCCGATGATGCTACTTGCCGACTCTTTGATATCCGTGCGGATCGCGAACTCAACCTCTACGGG TCCGAGTCCATTCTTTGCGGTATTACTTCGGTGGCTACTTCTGTGTCAGGACGTCTCCTTTTCGCTGGTTACGATGACTTTGAGTGCAAG GTCTGGGATATCACTCGAGGTGAGAAGGTTGGCTCTCTGGTTGGCCACGAGAACCGTGTCAGCTGCTTGGGAGTTAGCAATGACGGTACAAGCCTGTGCACAGGATCATGGGATTCTTTG CTTAAAATCTGGGCTTACTAA